From a single Silene latifolia isolate original U9 population chromosome 6, ASM4854445v1, whole genome shotgun sequence genomic region:
- the LOC141588078 gene encoding putative mitochondrial protein AtMg01250, producing MGCISSPWFSLKINGELTGFLQGRSGIRQGDPLSPYIFVLGMEILSRSLRRVCDQPQVSYHPKCSKIKLTHLIFADDLMIFIRGDVPSISAVTDSLQKFALLSGLHANNEKTSIYFGGVSNCQRDYS from the coding sequence ATGGGGTGTATTTCTAGTCCTTGGTTTTCTCTGAAGATCAATGGTGAGCTCACTGGTTTCTTACAAGGTAGGAGTGGGATTAGGCAAGGTGATCCCTTGTCTCCTTATATTTTTGTCCTTGGTATGGAAATTCTCTCTCGTTCTCTCAGAAGAGTTTGTGACCAACCTCAGGTTTCTTATCATCCTAAGTGCAGCAAGATCAAGCTTACCCATCTTATCTTTGCTGATGATCTAATGATTTTCATTAGAGGAGATGTTCCTTCTATCTCTGCTGTCACTGATTCTCTTCAAAAGTTTGCTCTTCTTTCTGGTTTACATGCTAACAATGAGAAGACCAGCATATACTTTGGAGGAGTTTCGAACTGTCAAAGAGACTATTCTTAA